One stretch of Priestia megaterium DNA includes these proteins:
- a CDS encoding HAD family hydrolase: MIKAVFFDLDDTLLWDQKSVKEAFVATCTYASEKYNLKPEELEEAVRKEARELYASYETYEFTQMIGINPFEGLWGDFLDDHDEFRKMKDIVPTYRKEAWTRGLRALGIHDDAFGAELAERFPLERRKTPFVYEETFEVLDQLKGKYKLLLLTNGSPDLQNTKLDITSELVPYFDEIVISGAFGRGKPDPSIFDHALSLMDLKKDEAIMVGDNLMTDILGSSRVGMKSVWINRHDKERNEVIPTYEITHLSELHSILDELNS; the protein is encoded by the coding sequence ATGATTAAAGCAGTATTTTTCGACTTAGATGACACGCTACTTTGGGATCAAAAAAGCGTAAAAGAAGCATTCGTTGCAACATGTACATATGCAAGTGAGAAATATAATTTAAAACCTGAAGAACTAGAAGAAGCAGTGCGTAAGGAAGCAAGAGAATTATATGCTTCGTATGAAACCTATGAATTTACGCAAATGATTGGCATTAATCCATTTGAAGGATTATGGGGGGATTTTTTAGACGATCATGATGAATTCCGCAAAATGAAAGATATTGTTCCTACTTATCGCAAAGAAGCTTGGACTCGAGGCCTTCGTGCCCTAGGAATTCACGATGATGCTTTTGGAGCAGAGCTAGCTGAGCGTTTTCCATTAGAGCGCCGCAAAACACCGTTTGTATACGAAGAAACGTTTGAGGTGCTTGATCAATTAAAAGGAAAGTACAAGCTGCTGCTGTTAACAAACGGTTCACCTGACTTACAAAATACCAAATTAGATATTACATCAGAACTAGTTCCATATTTTGATGAGATTGTGATTTCAGGTGCATTTGGCCGCGGTAAGCCTGATCCATCTATTTTCGACCATGCTTTATCACTTATGGATTTAAAGAAAGATGAAGCGATTATGGTTGGAGATAATTTAATGACAGATATACTGGGTTCTTCTCGCGTTGGAATGAAATCTGTATGGATTAATCGTCACGATAAAGAGCGAAATGAAGTCATTCCTACTTATGAAATTACCCATTTAAGTGAACTGCATTCAATTTTAGATGAACTAAATTCATAA
- a CDS encoding MarR family winged helix-turn-helix transcriptional regulator produces MESLEEIFGIPTVRTSKRLSRVVAARLRPFGITPEQWTVLKRVSEAEYSTQKQLAERADKDQATLTKILDLLEKQNWIQRIRNPEDRRSFFIQITEDGLRLKTEVTPAVEQVFFELTSELNEQQVKIYTETLQKLEYRAEQLLQDAEDLR; encoded by the coding sequence ATGGAATCGTTAGAAGAAATATTCGGCATTCCCACAGTTCGTACAAGTAAGCGCTTAAGCAGAGTAGTTGCCGCACGCTTGCGCCCTTTTGGGATTACGCCAGAACAGTGGACCGTTTTAAAACGCGTATCAGAAGCTGAATATAGTACGCAGAAACAATTAGCTGAACGAGCGGATAAAGATCAAGCGACGCTGACTAAAATTTTAGATTTACTAGAAAAGCAAAATTGGATTCAGCGTATCAGAAATCCAGAAGATCGCCGCTCGTTTTTTATTCAAATAACAGAAGACGGCCTGCGTTTAAAAACAGAAGTAACGCCTGCTGTGGAGCAGGTATTTTTCGAATTGACGTCCGAATTAAACGAACAGCAGGTGAAAATTTATACCGAAACTTTACAAAAACTTGAATACCGCGCCGAACAACTGCTTCAAGATGCAGAAGACCTGCGTTAA
- a CDS encoding tyrosine-type recombinase/integrase has protein sequence MEEFELSPAKNSFRQLKEQWEEAELLDEDNNLNLKHVSDEEFIQLFFSMRIIKKSLSPHTIRSYNQDMKTILSFFYEREIALKSIGFMEVKLFNEEMMNQYANRTAARKLEFFRRMLEFGHATHFYPSLYTTWIEKPSIAKGHYSDKEKQNRTEYRELTDREAQVIVNALESVVRIRQHEKEFKARNRLMGMLLYMSGMRSSELLSLNWGSFREDRRGNLVVDVIGKGKKERTIPVFDDVKETLFTYRQALNESTELSPFDTEPLFYSIKEYYRTGEKKRLSYTTLYRTIKSAVYKVKGNASISPHWFRHTFITNSLANDVPLAVVKQVVGHSSIATTNVYLEKLQEDTVYDAFRKSGYR, from the coding sequence ATGGAAGAATTTGAATTGTCGCCTGCGAAAAATTCGTTTCGCCAGCTTAAAGAGCAGTGGGAAGAGGCAGAGTTGCTAGATGAAGATAATAACTTGAATTTAAAGCACGTTTCAGATGAAGAATTTATTCAGCTCTTTTTTTCGATGCGTATTATCAAAAAATCACTTTCTCCTCATACGATCAGATCTTATAATCAAGACATGAAAACGATTCTGTCTTTTTTCTATGAACGAGAGATTGCATTAAAATCGATTGGATTTATGGAAGTCAAATTATTTAATGAAGAAATGATGAATCAATATGCAAATCGCACCGCTGCAAGAAAACTGGAATTTTTTAGAAGAATGCTAGAGTTTGGACACGCTACTCATTTTTATCCTTCGCTGTATACCACGTGGATTGAAAAACCATCTATTGCAAAAGGACATTACAGCGACAAGGAAAAACAAAATCGCACCGAGTACCGAGAGTTAACCGACCGCGAAGCCCAGGTGATTGTAAATGCGTTAGAATCAGTCGTGCGCATTCGCCAGCATGAAAAGGAATTCAAAGCGCGTAATCGCTTAATGGGAATGCTTTTGTATATGAGTGGAATGCGTTCAAGTGAACTGCTGAGTTTAAATTGGGGAAGCTTCCGCGAAGACCGCCGCGGAAATTTGGTTGTAGATGTGATTGGTAAAGGAAAAAAAGAACGAACTATTCCCGTGTTTGATGATGTGAAAGAAACGCTTTTCACTTACCGGCAAGCGTTAAATGAAAGCACTGAACTAAGTCCTTTTGACACCGAACCGCTTTTTTATTCCATTAAAGAGTACTATCGTACCGGCGAAAAGAAGCGATTATCCTATACAACGTTGTATCGAACGATTAAATCAGCTGTTTATAAAGTAAAAGGAAACGCGTCTATTTCTCCTCATTGGTTTCGTCATACCTTTATTACAAACAGTTTAGCTAATGACGTTCCGCTTGCGGTTGTGAAGCAAGTAGTAGGGCACTCTTCTATTGCTACAACGAACGTTTATCTTGAAAAACTTCAAGAGGATACGGTATACGACGCGTTTCGGAAATCGGGTTATCGCTAA